Sequence from the Streptomyces mobaraensis NBRC 13819 = DSM 40847 genome:
GCGCCACCGACTCCGCCATCCTCGTACCGACCGGGTTGTCCGGCCCGTTCCCCGCGTTGTCCGGTCCGGCCGTCGCGCCGCAGCGCGGTCGCCCGGACGCGCTCCCACACGGGACGTGCCTCGTCGAGCAGCCGGGAGCGCTCCGCGTCGTCCCGGGAGCAGACGTCGGCGACGGCCTCCACGAAGTCCCAGCGCGGGTTCGCGCCGGCAAGCCGGTCCGAGACCGTGGAGCGGGCGGGCACCCGCCCGTCCGTGAAGTGCTCGGGCTGCAGGGCGCCCGCCAGGTCCCTGACGCGCAGTCCGGCCTTGTCCAGCCAGGCGCGCTGTAGGTCGGCCAGCTCCCGGGCAGGGCCGGAGGGGCCGCGCAGCGGTCCCCAGGGTCGTGTCCGCCTCCTTCCCTCACTCAACGTCCCTCTCCTTGTGTTCGCAACGGCAATGAATGCAATCGATAGCAACGGTTGGCGACGGCTGGCAATGGATCTTGTCCATGCTTGTCCGGCCGGACGCCCGGACCAGTGGACCAACGGATTCCGTTGGACGAACCTCGCTCTGGAGGCCGGTCCGCCGGGGGAGTTGATGGATCTCATACTGAAGCACGCGTCATGCTTCCGGCGCACCGGGTGGTGGGGTCGACTCCGGGTTCGATCAGGGAAAACCCCGAGACGTTTCGCACTGGTGAACGAGGCGAGGAGTGGCCGGCCCGGCACGTCCGGCGCTTCCCCGCATCCGGGGCCTGCACGTTCGGGCCCCGAACGGCGCTTGTACCCATGGAGACCACGCGTCTCCGGCGCCGCATGGGGGATGACCGGCGTCCCCCCACTCCACACCGCTACGCAGTACGGGAGAAGCAGGTGCATCAAGAGAACGCGGCGCGATGGATCGAAGTCGGCCTGGCCTTGCGGGTGTTCGGACCGGACGCCTTCCGGTTGCTGCGCCGGCTGCTCGCCGCCGGCGTCCGGATCGGTATCTCCGGCCTGGCCGGCGGCCCCCGCCACTCGGGACCGGTGAAGCCCTCCTGCAAGCACGGAGGCCGCTGTGACTGAGGGGGTGCCCGACGGGGAAGACCCGATGGAGCGGTGGCCGGACGCCGACCGGCTGTCGTTCTGGGCCTTCCACCTCGCCCGCAGACGGGACTACATGCGGTTCGCCTACGCCCGGTTGGGGTCCGACGCCGACGCGGAGGAGGCGGTGGACCTCGCCTTCGAAGCCGTCATGCACAGCTGGCCCCGCATGCTGCGGATGGCCCACCTGGAGCAGTACGCCTGGACGATCCTCAAGCACCGCATCTGCGACCAGTGGCGCCGCCGCAGGCGCCGCCCCGAGCCCATGGACACCGACGCCTTCGAGGCCGCCCTCCGCGACCAGGCCGAGGACCCCTATGAACTCCTCGCCGATTTCATACAGTTGAACGAGGCCATCAGCGGTCTGAGTGAGCGCCAGCGGGACGCGGTTGTGCTTCGGTACCGCATCGGCTACACCACCTCCGAAGCGGCGGAACTGCTGGGCATCGAGGAGGCCACCGTGCGCTCCCACGTCAGCCAGGCATGCCGGCGGCTGGCCCGGGTGCTGCGGACGGGCGTCACCGGAGCACCGCGCGGCGAAGGGACCCCGGGCGCCCCCGGGGCCCCGGAGGCCACGGCCGACACCGCACCGCGGGAGGAGACCCCATGACCGACGACCTCGCGCCCGCGGCCCGGGGCAGAGTCGAACGACTGCTGTCCCTGGCCCGCACCCGGGACCGCTACGCCGACTACGACGTGCCGGCGGCCGAGGCGCGCCTCCGGGCCCGGCTGTCCGCCCGCGCCCGCCGGACCGCGCCGGCCGTCTTCGTCGCCTGGTCCCCGGCCTGGACGGAGCCCGCCCCCGGAGCCGCGGGCACCCTCGGCGACCCACCCGCCCCCGGCGGCCGGGCCGCCCCCGACGCCGACCGCGCCTGGTGGGACCTGACGGACATGAGCCTGGCCGTGCTGCGCGCCCCGGACGCCCCCCGCGACCTCGACCGGTTCATCCGCGACCGGTGCGCGGGCCGCACCGGCGCGCGGGTCTTCGCCTGCCTGCTGCACCTGGCCGACCACGGCGACGGCGCCCGCTTCTGGTGGCAGTTCGCGGCCGGCGCGGGCGACGGCACGGCCGAGTACTGCCTGTTCCTGGACCACTCCTGCCGCGGTGAGTACCACGACGCGGCCTTCTGGTGCGGGGAGCTCGTCCGCCACGGCTTCGTCCCGGACCGGGTGTGGGGCGACCGGGCCGCCGCCACGGCCGCGCGCCGCCTGCCCGAACCGCCCGTCGTCCACTTCAGCGAGCACCACGACCCGGACCTCGGCGCGATCCCGCTCCCCGAGCCCCCCCTCGTCCAGGACCTGCGCGCCCTCGCGGCGGCGGCTCCCTAGGCCCCCGGGCCCCTTGGCCCCCGGGCTCCAGGCCCCGAGGGCCAAGCCCTCACCCCGGCCGGAACCACACCGTCGCCAGCGGCGGCAGCGTCGGCTCGATGCTCGCGGGCCGCCCGTGCCGGCCCACCGGGAGCGCCTTGACGGGATCGGGGTTGCCGACGCCGCTGCCGCCGTACCGGGCCGCGTCCGTGTTGAGGCACTCCTCCCAGACCGCCGTCCCGGCCGGCACCCCCAGCCGGTACCCGGTCCGGACGACGGGCGAGAAGTTGCTCACCGCCAGCAGCGGCGAGCCGTCGGCGGCGAAGCGGAGGAAGGCGAGGACGTTGTCCTCCGCCGCGTCGCCGACGACCCAGGAGAAGCCGTCCGGCACCGTGTCGTACTCCCACAGCGCGGGCGTGGCCCGGTAGCGGGCGTTGAGGTCGCGGACGAGGTCCCGTACGCCCCGGTGGTCGCCCCCGGCCGCGTACGTGGGGTCGAGCAGCCACCAGTCCGGTCCATGCCCCTCCGACCACTCGGCCCCCTGGGCGAACTCCTGGCCCATGAAGAGCAGTTGCTTGCCCGGATGGGACCACATGAACCCCAGGAAGGCCCGGTGGTTGGCCCGCTGCTGCCACCAGTCGCCCGGCATCTTCGACACCAGGGACCGCTTCCCGTGCACCACCTCGTCGTGCGAGATCGGCAGCACGTAGTTCTCGCTGTACGCGTAGACCATGGCGAACGTCATCTCGCCGTGGTGGTACTTGCGGTGCACCGGCTCCTTCGCCATGTACTCCAGCGAGTCGTGCATCCAGCCCATGTTCCACTTCAGCCCGAAGCCCAGCCCGCCGAAGCCGCCCGGCCCCACGTGGTGGGTGGCCCGGGTGACCCCGTCCCAGGCGGTGGACTCCTCCGCCACCGTGACGATCCCCGGGCAGCGCCGGTAGACGGTGGCGTTCATCTCCTGGAGGAACGCCACCGCGTCCAGGTTCTCCCGCCCGCCGTGCTCGTTGGGCGTCCACTGACCGGGCCCGCGCGAGTAGTCGAGGTAGAGCATCGAGGCGACGGCGTCCACCCGCAGCCCGTCGATGTGGTACTCCTCGCACCAGTAGACGGCGTTCGCCACCAGGAAGTTGCGCACCTCCGTGCGCCCGTAGTCGAACTCCAGCGTCCCCCAGTCCGGATGCGCCGCCCGCAGCGGGTCGGCCGGCTCGTACAGCGGACGCCCGTCGAACTCCGCCAGCGCCCATGCGTCCCGCGGGAAGTGCGCCGGCACCCAGTCGACCAGCACCCCGATGCCCGCCTGGTGCAGCCTGTCCACCAGGTACTTGAACTCGTCCGGCGTGCCCAGCCGGGCGGTCGGCGCGTAGAAGCCCGTCACCTGGTAGCCCCACGAGCCGCCGTACGGGTGCTCCGCGACCGGCAGGAACTCCACGTGCGTGAAGCCCAGGTCCGTCACGTACGCGGAGAGCTGCTCGGCCAGCTGCCGGTAGCCCAGGCCGGGCCGCCAGGACGGCAGGTGCACCTCGTAGACGGAGAACGGCGCCGTGTGCGCCGGCCGGTCGCCGCGCCGGGCCATCCAGTCGCCGTCGCCCCACTCGTGGTGCGAGACGTGCACCACCGACGCGGTGGCGGGCGGCGCCTCCGTGCGCCGGGCCATCGGGTCGGCCCGCAGGGTGTGCGTCCCGTCGGGCCGGGTGATGTCGAACTTGTACAACTCGCCCTCGCCGACCCCCGGGACGAACAGCTCCCACACCCCCGTCGCCCCCAGCGAGCGCATCGGGTGGGCCGTGCCGTCCCAGAGGTTGAACCCGCCCGCCACCCGCACCCCGAGGGCGTTCGGCGCCCACACCGTGAACCGGGTGCCCGTCACCCCCTGGTGCGTCATCGGCCACGCGCCGAGCGCCTGCCACAGCTGTTCGTGGCGCCCCTCGCCGATCAGGTAGAGGTCGAGCTCGCCGAGGGCGGGCAGGAAGCGGTACGGATCGTCGATCTCGACCTCGCTGACCTCACCGACCTCGCCCGCCTCGTTGTCTTCGTACGCCACGTGCAGCCGGTACTCGGGGATCTCCCGCAGCGGCAGCACCCCGCCGAAGAAGCCGTCCCCCTCCGGGAGCAGCTCCGCCCGCAGCCCCTTGGCCACCACGGTCACCGCGCGGGCGTACGGGCGGAGCACCCGGAACGCCACCCCGCCCGGGGCGTGGTGGGCGCCCAGCAGGGCGTGCGGATCGTGGTGGGCGCCGCTCAGCAGCCGTGCGCGCTCGGCCTCGTCCGGGCGTGGTGCGGGCCGCACCCCCCGCCCGCCGGCCGGCGCGGGCGGGGAGCCGGGGCGTCGGCGGCCGGGCAGGAACGTGGCGGGGACGAACCCGCTGGGGGGCTCGTGGGACGACGGTCGAGCGGTCACGGGGTCTTCCTCCCGGAAGTCATCAAGGGGGGACGGGTGCGGTCAGGGCCGCCGGACGCCGTCCGCCCGCTCGGCGAGCCGGCGGATCGCGGACAGCGGCACGGGGAGCCAGTCCGGCCGGTGCCGGGCCTCGTACAGCACTTCGTAGACGGCCTTGTCGGTCTCCTGCGCGACCAGCAGCGGGCCGTCCTCGCGCGGGTCGCGGTGGGCGGCGGCGTAGCCGTCGCAGTACGCCTCGCGGGCCCGGGGCGCCCACTCGGTGCCGGCCCGGCCGACCGCCGCCGCGTAGTCGAAGGAGCGGAGCATGCCCGCGACGTCCTGCTCGACCGGCTGCGGGCGGCGCCGCTCGGCCAGCGGCCGGGCCGGCTCGCCCTCGAAGTCGATCAGCGACCAGCGCCCGTCCGCCGCCGTGCGCAGCGCCTGCCCCAGGTGCAGGTCGCCGTGGATCCGCTGGGCGCGGCGCGGCCGGCCGGGACCCGGCGGGCGGGTCAGCTCGTCGTAGGCGGCGCGCAGCGCGTCCCGGTACGGGCGGAGCGCCGGGACGGCCTCGGCGGTGACGTCCAGCCTGCGGCGCATGGCGGCGGCGATCCGCTCCAGCCGCGGCGGGTCCAGGTCGACGCTCGGGAGGGCCGCGGCCAGGGCGCGGTGCACCTCGGCGGTGGCCTGCCCGAGGGCGCGCGCGGCGGCGGTGAAGCCGTCCCCCGCGGCCAGCGCGTCGAGGGCGAGCCGCCAGCCGTCGGCGGAACCGGCCAGGAAGGGCTGGAGGACGCCGAGGGTCATCGGCTCGGCGACGCCCGGCGGTTCGGCCTCGAACCAGGCCGCGGGCGCGGGAACCCGGGCGCAGCCGGTACGGGCGAGGGCCCGGGGGAGTTCGAGGTCCGGGTTGACGCCGGGGCCCACGCGGCGGAAGAGCTTGAGGATGTACGAGTCGCCGTACACCACCGAGGAGTTGGACTGCTCGACCCCGAGGAGCCGGGGGGCGAGGCCGGCCGG
This genomic interval carries:
- a CDS encoding maltokinase N-terminal cap-like domain-containing protein, which produces MSDAVPPRRETAPGAESPGSAPSGVTAAPPPVPLTSSDGAGRSSGRQGHSSDGPGRAEALLASLAPPLLDWLPRQRWFAGKGSPVTGLAPVTAVDLLPLGPPGGAPGLLHLLVRARQPGTGSDDCYQLLLGVRHVLPPRLAPALVGRPDGGPLRGLAVYEALADPRLAGLLLERLRVPGRLGPLRFAREPHTDLPAGLAPRLLGVEQSNSSVVYGDSYILKLFRRVGPGVNPDLELPRALARTGCARVPAPAAWFEAEPPGVAEPMTLGVLQPFLAGSADGWRLALDALAAGDGFTAAARALGQATAEVHRALAAALPSVDLDPPRLERIAAAMRRRLDVTAEAVPALRPYRDALRAAYDELTRPPGPGRPRRAQRIHGDLHLGQALRTAADGRWSLIDFEGEPARPLAERRRPQPVEQDVAGMLRSFDYAAAVGRAGTEWAPRAREAYCDGYAAAHRDPREDGPLLVAQETDKAVYEVLYEARHRPDWLPVPLSAIRRLAERADGVRRP
- a CDS encoding RNA polymerase sigma factor, with product MTEGVPDGEDPMERWPDADRLSFWAFHLARRRDYMRFAYARLGSDADAEEAVDLAFEAVMHSWPRMLRMAHLEQYAWTILKHRICDQWRRRRRRPEPMDTDAFEAALRDQAEDPYELLADFIQLNEAISGLSERQRDAVVLRYRIGYTTSEAAELLGIEEATVRSHVSQACRRLARVLRTGVTGAPRGEGTPGAPGAPEATADTAPREETP
- the glgB gene encoding 1,4-alpha-glucan branching enzyme yields the protein MTARPSSHEPPSGFVPATFLPGRRRPGSPPAPAGGRGVRPAPRPDEAERARLLSGAHHDPHALLGAHHAPGGVAFRVLRPYARAVTVVAKGLRAELLPEGDGFFGGVLPLREIPEYRLHVAYEDNEAGEVGEVSEVEIDDPYRFLPALGELDLYLIGEGRHEQLWQALGAWPMTHQGVTGTRFTVWAPNALGVRVAGGFNLWDGTAHPMRSLGATGVWELFVPGVGEGELYKFDITRPDGTHTLRADPMARRTEAPPATASVVHVSHHEWGDGDWMARRGDRPAHTAPFSVYEVHLPSWRPGLGYRQLAEQLSAYVTDLGFTHVEFLPVAEHPYGGSWGYQVTGFYAPTARLGTPDEFKYLVDRLHQAGIGVLVDWVPAHFPRDAWALAEFDGRPLYEPADPLRAAHPDWGTLEFDYGRTEVRNFLVANAVYWCEEYHIDGLRVDAVASMLYLDYSRGPGQWTPNEHGGRENLDAVAFLQEMNATVYRRCPGIVTVAEESTAWDGVTRATHHVGPGGFGGLGFGLKWNMGWMHDSLEYMAKEPVHRKYHHGEMTFAMVYAYSENYVLPISHDEVVHGKRSLVSKMPGDWWQQRANHRAFLGFMWSHPGKQLLFMGQEFAQGAEWSEGHGPDWWLLDPTYAAGGDHRGVRDLVRDLNARYRATPALWEYDTVPDGFSWVVGDAAEDNVLAFLRFAADGSPLLAVSNFSPVVRTGYRLGVPAGTAVWEECLNTDAARYGGSGVGNPDPVKALPVGRHGRPASIEPTLPPLATVWFRPG